One genomic region from Pagrus major chromosome 24, Pma_NU_1.0 encodes:
- the prkag3a gene encoding 5'-AMP-activated protein kinase subunit gamma-1: MEPLSQVSFPVKKQEIQDKEADATIYMNFMKSHCCYEAIPTSCKLVIFDTTLQVKKAFFALVANGLRAAPLWDSKLQRFVGMLTITDFINILHCYYKSPLVQMYELESHKIETWRDVYLQCSNHFLISISPEASLFDAIYSLLKHKIHRLPVIDPQSGNVLHILTHKRILKFLHIFGKKVPKPAFLGKQIQELGIGTFRNIATVQQTATLYDALSIFVERRVSALPVVDEQGKVVSLYSRFDVINVAAQKTYNNLDMTMQEAAHRRMCYVEGVIKCYPDETLETIIDRIVKAEVHRLVLVDRADVVKGIISLSDLLQAMVLTPAGIDALLS; this comes from the exons ATGGAGCCTCTCTCACAG GTGTCATTCCCAGTAAAGAAGCAGGAAATACAGGACAAAG AGGCTGATGCCACCATCTACATGAATTTCATGAAAAGCCACTGCTGCTACGAAGCCATTCCAACCAGCTGTAAACTGGTCATATTTGATACCACATTACAA gtgaaaaaagccttttttgcaCTGGTGGCAAATGGCTTGAGGGCTGCGCCTCTGTGGGACAGCAAGCTGCAGAGATTTGTGG GAATGCTGACTATTACAGATTTCATCAACATCCTCCACTGCTATTACAAGTCCCCTCTG gTTCAAATGTACGAGCTGGAGAGCCACAAGATTGAGACATGGAGAG ATGTCTACTTGCAGTGTTCCAATCACTTCCTCATTAGTATTTCTCCAGAGGCGAG CCTCTTTGATGCCATCTATTCCTTACTTAAACACAAGATCCACAGGCTGCCGGTCATCGATCCACAGTCTGGAAATGTCCTGCACATTCTGACCCACAAACGAATCCTCAAGTTCCTCCACATATTT GGGAAGAAAGTTCCCAAGCCTGCGTTCCTTGGGAAGCAGATCCAGGAGCTGGGGATTGGAACGTTCAGGAACATCGCCACTGTTCAGCAAACAGCAACGCTCTACGACGCCCTCTCCATATTTGTGGAAAGGCGGGTGTCGGCCTTACCTGTGGTGGACGAACAAG GCAAAGTGGTGTCACTCTACTCAAGATTCGATGTGATT AATGTAGCAGCCCAGAAGACTTACAACAATCTGGACATGACTATGCAGGAAGCCGCTCACAGGCGCATGTGTTATGTTGAGGGAGTAATCAAGTGCTACCCTGATGAAACCTTGGAAACCATCATAGACCGTATTGTCAAAGCTGAG GTCCATCGGCTGGTCCTGGTGGACAGGGCTGACGTGGTGAAGGGCatcatctctctgtctgaccTGCTGCAGGCCATGGTCTTAACCCCTGCAGGTATTGATGCCCTTTTGTCCTAG
- the cnppd1 gene encoding protein CNPPD1 — protein sequence MDFDALFNEKTFRFSDFQEFTFLPAHQKLTERVRKRLYYGLDKDVSLDALSCPVTDIAVEIFQKSAPSPIRKLQKKYAAHVSREACISPCAMMLALVYIERLRHRNPEYLQKISSSDLFLISMMVASKYLYDEGEEEEVFNDEWGAAGKLDVKTVNNLEMNFLNAIEWSLFTEPNDLFDILSQLETSIAERQGMKRGWFTYTDLCVLLEQSAWSQALTAIYQHFTKVSCMLGLVYLTSVAGLIATSAVLHQLSLSRSGQSLLPPQPEISPAHIQTSNLNPAAPSEAQHVPRCILANESLNRQTGALGADQHHAQSPPPASSQTSLLCLWGSLLASMGHTHPETNPDMEAPQTWSPASFFCPGCLATLPPLQCGLRNTSALCTQGPLDNHQRHAPWLASSLLGGAEPSLNSRLGVFPPVQLGPCHPESILPVDKAQALLMPG from the exons ATGGATTTCGACGCTTTATTTAACGAGAAGACCTTTCGGTTTTCAGACTTCCAGGAGTTCACG TTTCTTCCTGCACACCAGAAGTTGACTGAACGAGTGAGGAAGCGACTGTACTATGGCCTGGACAAAGACGTTTCTCTAGATGCCCTATCTTGCCCTGTTACAG ATATTGCTGTCGAAATCTTCCAGAAGTCTGCCCCAAGCCCGATCCGAAAGCTTCAGAAGAAGTATGCTGCTCATGTCTCCAG GGAGGCTTGCATCTCTCCGTGTGCCATGATGCTGGCTCTAGTTTACATAGAAAGGCTCCGACATAGAAACCCTGAATACCTCCAAAAGATCTCCTCCTCTGACCTCTTCCTGATCTCCATG ATGGTTGCCAGCAAGTACCTGTACGacgaaggagaggaagaagaggtgtTCAACGACGAGTGGGGAGCGGCGGGCAAGCTGGACGTCAAGACTGTCAATAACCTGGAGATGAACTTCTTGAACGccatt GAGTGGAGCCTCTTCACGGAGCCAAACGACTTATTTGATATACTAAGTCAACTGGAAACCAG CATCGCGGAGCGGCAGGGGATGAAACGCGGCTGGTTCACCTACACTGACCTCTGTGTTCTACTGGAGCAGTCGGCGTGGAGTCAAGCCCTCACAGCCATCTACCAGCACTTTACTAAG GTATCCTGTATGCTCGGCCTGGTCTATCTCACCAGTGTGGCTGGCCTCATTGCCACCAGCGCTGTGCTGCACCAGCTCAGTCTCTCCAGAAGCGGCCAGTCCCTGCTTCCACCTCAACCAGAGATTAGCCCGGCCCACATTCAGACCTCCAACCTAAACCCCGCAGCCCCGTCTGAAGCCCAGCACGTCCCCCGTTGCATCCTGGCCAACGAGAGTCTGAACCGCCAGACCGGAGCGCTTGGAGCCGACCAGCACCACGCACAAAGCCCCCCGCCGGCTTCCTCACAGACATCGTTGTTGTGTCTCTGGGGCTCCCTCCTGGCCTCGATGGGTCACACACATCCTGAAACTAATCCTGACATGGAAGCTCCCCAGACTTGGTCTCCTGCCTCCTTCTTCTGTCCTGGCTGTCTTGcaaccctccctcctcttcagtGTGGGCTCAGAAACACCTCAGCACTTTGCACGCAAGGTCCTCTCGATAACCATCAGCGTCACGCACCATGGCTGGCCTCCAGCCTCCTTGGAGGGGCCGAACCAAGTCTGAACTCTCGCCTGGGGGTGTTCCCCCCTGTGCAGCTCGGACCCTGCCATCCAGAGTCTATATTACCTGTCGACAAAGCCCAAGCTCTGCTCATGCCCGGCTAG